Proteins encoded together in one Peribacillus asahii window:
- a CDS encoding PHP domain-containing protein: MSYFSVHNHSMYSNIRLIDALNRPEELISYANEIGLNGICLSDHECLSGHVKFIQAYKEMKKEGKLSDGFKIGLGNEIYLVKEDSLEELKENYSNKNPNTKFYHFLLLAKDFQGYEQLKILSSTAWENLFKTGFMERVPTFKDKLKEVVQGGHVVATTACLGGELPQVILKLIDAEENGGEVVKFKREINDFIKYCVDVFGKENFFFEIQPSNNKQQKVVNKKLIELSKVYEIDYIVATDGHYLKKEDRYAHKVYLQSQDGEREVDDFYDATYIMSEDEVRENLKDHLSEEEIDIAFKNTLKIHNMIDIFDLKKDTAIPHAGIPNFEVKHIFAPAYQKFNYIEKFANSEYEIDQYLLALIEEGFNSYINNDNLTREYFYTVMERINTELRELWLISERLGDRMSSYYVLTKQVVDIIWTKGDSLVGVSRGSAAGYLLNFLIGITQINPLDYDLPHFRHLTAERPELPDIDLDSEQNKRQQILEAMKEVFGQKQVLNIATFGTEGSKSALLSACRGMGIDVDEASHMTTLIPIERGFNWSLSDCYFGKEEKGRKPITELVNLVEKHDGLKEISLRIENLVNKRSIHASGVYIYNEEYTKHNAMMRSSSGQPTTQFDMGDSDYMGNLKIDMLTVQGIDKIRTCMDLLLNDGYIEWKETLRDTYNAYLHPSKLNYTNKKMWSKVGKNEIPDLFQFDTQVGLQCAQKVKPESVTELAVANSLMRLMSDGDLQPVDKYVLHKNNPDIWIKEMEDYGLNSGEIIVLRKHLDEVYGVSDSQESIMLLSMDENISNFDVIESNKLRKGVAKKLEEVLKKVKEDFFEKGKKYSSENMLNYVWNTQILPQAGYSFSRLHSAGYSLIALQQMNLAYFYPSVYWNTSCLTVNAGANEDNDNNKATQYGKIASAIGSMKNRGIKVSLPDINKAEFGFKPDAENNTIIFGLKGMNGVGDDLVHLIISNRPYTSFDDFLIRMFDTKLVKQAQIVQLIKGGCFDSFGDRKDIMKKFIEHTFEPKKQLNMQNMKMLVSNGFIPDEYNLNVRLYNFKAYISKKVHETVTKPKDKLFLLDEVSIPFFEQHFTDNPIVDMVDGRPVVSEKLFNKEYDKLMINLKEWMSKPETLDYINEELLTTEYEPYECDSLSKWEMDALSYYYHEHELVHVDKDKYDISNFFELPETPIVTKEYISRGIPRQEYQLSRIAGTVLDKDKNKHTVTILTTDGVVTVKMYGGSFGFYNKQISRPISKDKKEVLEGSWFTRGNMLLFTGFRRGNQFIPRKYRDSIYRHTISKIDHVYEDGKLDLTTERVEV, from the coding sequence TTGAGCTACTTCTCAGTACATAATCACAGTATGTATTCTAATATTCGTTTAATTGACGCTCTGAATAGACCAGAAGAGTTAATATCTTACGCAAATGAAATTGGACTTAATGGTATTTGTTTATCTGATCATGAATGCTTATCAGGTCATGTTAAGTTTATTCAGGCATACAAGGAAATGAAAAAGGAGGGTAAACTGTCTGATGGGTTTAAAATAGGATTAGGCAATGAAATTTACCTAGTGAAAGAAGATTCGTTAGAGGAATTGAAAGAGAATTATTCAAATAAAAACCCTAATACTAAATTCTATCATTTTCTGCTATTAGCAAAAGACTTTCAAGGGTACGAACAATTAAAAATCTTGAGTAGCACAGCATGGGAAAACTTGTTTAAAACAGGGTTCATGGAACGAGTGCCAACTTTTAAAGATAAGTTAAAAGAGGTTGTTCAAGGAGGACATGTGGTTGCAACAACTGCATGTCTCGGTGGAGAATTGCCTCAAGTTATCTTAAAGTTAATCGATGCAGAAGAAAATGGCGGAGAAGTAGTAAAATTTAAAAGAGAGATTAATGACTTTATAAAATATTGTGTAGATGTATTTGGTAAAGAAAATTTCTTTTTTGAGATTCAACCTTCAAACAATAAACAACAAAAAGTAGTAAATAAAAAATTAATTGAGTTATCTAAAGTTTACGAGATTGATTATATTGTTGCTACAGATGGTCACTACCTTAAAAAAGAAGATAGGTACGCTCATAAAGTTTATTTGCAAAGTCAAGATGGAGAAAGAGAAGTAGATGATTTTTATGATGCTACATATATCATGAGTGAAGATGAAGTTAGAGAAAATCTTAAAGATCATTTATCAGAAGAGGAAATTGACATAGCTTTTAAAAATACACTGAAAATACATAATATGATTGATATATTTGATCTCAAGAAAGACACAGCTATTCCTCATGCTGGTATCCCTAATTTTGAAGTTAAACACATCTTTGCGCCCGCATATCAAAAATTCAATTATATTGAAAAATTTGCAAATAGTGAGTATGAGATAGATCAATATTTATTGGCTTTAATCGAAGAAGGGTTTAACAGCTATATTAACAATGATAATTTAACAAGAGAATACTTCTATACAGTTATGGAGCGTATCAATACAGAACTAAGAGAGTTATGGCTTATTTCCGAAAGACTTGGGGATAGAATGTCTTCTTATTATGTGTTGACTAAGCAAGTTGTTGATATCATTTGGACAAAAGGCGATTCTTTAGTTGGAGTGTCACGAGGTTCAGCAGCAGGATATTTGCTAAATTTCTTAATTGGTATTACACAAATCAACCCCTTAGATTATGACTTGCCTCATTTTAGACACCTTACAGCAGAGCGTCCTGAATTACCTGATATAGACTTAGATTCAGAGCAAAATAAACGACAACAGATTCTTGAAGCAATGAAAGAAGTGTTTGGTCAAAAGCAAGTTTTAAATATCGCTACATTTGGTACAGAAGGTAGTAAAAGTGCTTTATTATCAGCTTGTCGTGGAATGGGTATTGATGTAGACGAAGCTTCCCATATGACGACTTTAATCCCTATTGAGCGTGGATTTAACTGGAGTTTATCAGATTGTTATTTTGGCAAAGAGGAAAAAGGAAGGAAGCCGATTACTGAATTAGTAAACCTTGTAGAGAAACATGATGGTTTGAAGGAAATATCATTAAGAATTGAAAACCTTGTTAATAAACGTTCTATCCATGCTTCAGGAGTATATATTTACAACGAAGAATATACAAAACATAATGCAATGATGCGATCTAGCTCTGGTCAACCAACTACTCAATTTGATATGGGCGACAGTGATTATATGGGGAATCTGAAGATTGATATGCTAACTGTGCAAGGAATTGATAAAATTAGAACTTGCATGGACTTGCTCTTAAATGATGGATACATTGAATGGAAGGAAACATTAAGAGACACCTATAATGCTTATTTACATCCTTCTAAACTTAACTACACTAACAAGAAAATGTGGAGTAAAGTTGGTAAAAATGAAATCCCCGACCTTTTTCAATTTGACACTCAAGTTGGTTTACAGTGTGCTCAAAAAGTTAAGCCTGAAAGCGTAACTGAATTAGCAGTTGCAAACTCTTTGATGAGGCTAATGTCAGATGGAGATTTGCAGCCTGTAGATAAATATGTGTTACATAAAAACAATCCTGATATATGGATTAAAGAAATGGAAGATTACGGTTTAAATAGTGGTGAAATTATAGTATTAAGAAAACATTTAGATGAAGTATATGGAGTTTCTGATTCACAAGAAAGCATCATGTTGTTATCTATGGATGAAAATATTTCTAATTTTGATGTCATTGAATCCAATAAACTTAGAAAAGGTGTAGCCAAAAAGCTAGAGGAAGTATTAAAGAAAGTTAAAGAAGATTTTTTTGAAAAGGGTAAGAAATATTCGAGTGAAAATATGCTGAACTATGTTTGGAATACTCAAATCCTACCACAAGCAGGGTACAGTTTTTCACGATTGCATAGTGCAGGTTATTCTCTCATCGCCTTACAACAAATGAATTTAGCGTATTTTTATCCTTCCGTATATTGGAATACATCATGTTTAACTGTTAACGCTGGAGCTAATGAAGATAACGATAATAATAAAGCAACTCAATATGGAAAAATCGCCTCAGCAATTGGATCAATGAAAAACAGAGGAATTAAAGTGTCTCTACCGGATATCAATAAAGCTGAATTCGGCTTTAAGCCAGATGCAGAAAACAATACAATTATCTTCGGATTAAAGGGGATGAATGGCGTTGGGGATGATCTTGTACATTTAATTATCTCTAATCGTCCATATACATCATTTGATGATTTCTTAATTAGAATGTTTGATACCAAACTAGTCAAACAAGCACAAATTGTTCAATTGATTAAAGGTGGCTGTTTTGATTCTTTCGGTGATAGAAAAGACATCATGAAGAAGTTTATCGAACATACATTTGAACCGAAGAAACAATTGAATATGCAAAATATGAAAATGTTGGTTAGTAATGGATTTATACCTGATGAATACAATTTAAATGTACGCCTGTATAATTTTAAAGCTTATATATCAAAGAAAGTACACGAGACTGTTACAAAGCCTAAAGATAAACTATTCCTTCTTGATGAGGTGTCTATTCCGTTTTTTGAACAACATTTTACTGATAATCCGATTGTAGATATGGTTGATGGAAGACCCGTAGTTTCTGAAAAGCTATTCAATAAAGAATATGATAAGTTGATGATCAATCTAAAGGAATGGATGTCTAAACCTGAAACATTAGATTATATTAATGAAGAATTACTAACTACTGAATATGAACCGTATGAGTGTGATTCATTAAGTAAATGGGAGATGGATGCATTATCTTATTATTATCATGAGCATGAATTAGTTCATGTAGATAAAGATAAGTATGACATCAGTAATTTCTTTGAGTTACCTGAAACTCCTATTGTAACAAAAGAATACATATCTCGTGGGATTCCACGTCAAGAATATCAGTTAAGTAGAATAGCCGGAACTGTACTTGATAAGGATAAAAATAAACATACAGTAACCATTTTAACTACTGATGGAGTGGTAACTGTGAAGATGTACGGAGGCAGCTTCGGATTTTACAATAAACAAATCTCAAGACCAATCTCCAAAGATAAAAAAGAAGTATTAGAAGGCTCATGGTTTACACGAGGTAACATGCTTTTATTCACAGGATTCAGACGTGGAAATCAGTTTATCCCTAGAAAGTATCGTGATTCTATCTACAGACACACTATTAGTAAGATTGATCACGTATATGAAGATGGTAAATTAGATTTAACTACGGAACGTGTAGAGGTATAA
- a CDS encoding DHH family phosphoesterase, whose protein sequence is MKYKLIGENHFMNPIETILRNRGIDDIQSFLHTSEKDIIHWNKLRNIEKAVECMISHIEKKNKIFIQVDSDCDGVSSSAILINYLRVVFPNIEIEWNMHDGKQHGVILEHVPDDADLVVIPDAGSNQYREHRQLKEKGIDVIVLDHHECEKESEYAIVVNNQMSPDYSNKALSGAGVTYKFCKALDSKLGIDIADNYLDLVSLGNIGDMMDLRSLETRYYVLKGLKQIKNLFLQALYEKQSFSTKGIINIINTQFYVVPLINANIRTGNLQEKLQMMNAFLESKELIYNTRKKESETIHVATARLLTNVKARQGRIRDKNVAAIEEKIAEKNLLDNKLLIVEVGSILDKNLTGLVANSLAKKYKRGTLLLRYNKETGILNGSGRGYDKGVIKDLRQLLLETEKFIYVEGHGNAHGISIEAKNLIEANEIINEKLKDVEIDVGFHEVDFIVPSKQLKPKFIKELHSLRDNWGYKVEEPLIAISDIEVNKDEVYINGSKKNTLKFTCKGIEFIKFFSSESEWESIVNQGERLVIDVIGKCSLNEYQGKKTAQILIEDYEVAKVKEKEFVF, encoded by the coding sequence TTGAAGTATAAGTTAATAGGTGAAAATCATTTTATGAATCCAATTGAAACTATATTACGCAACAGAGGGATTGACGACATTCAATCCTTTTTACATACAAGTGAGAAGGATATAATACACTGGAATAAACTTAGGAATATTGAAAAAGCAGTCGAATGTATGATTTCCCATATCGAGAAAAAGAATAAAATATTTATTCAAGTAGACAGTGATTGTGATGGCGTTTCGTCAAGTGCTATTTTAATTAATTATCTTAGAGTAGTATTCCCTAATATAGAAATAGAATGGAATATGCATGATGGCAAGCAGCATGGGGTTATTCTAGAACATGTTCCTGATGATGCCGATTTAGTTGTTATCCCTGATGCAGGATCAAATCAATATAGAGAGCATAGACAACTAAAAGAAAAGGGAATTGATGTAATTGTTTTAGATCACCATGAATGTGAAAAAGAATCAGAATATGCAATTGTAGTTAATAATCAAATGTCACCTGATTATTCAAATAAAGCTCTCTCTGGAGCTGGTGTCACATATAAATTCTGTAAGGCATTAGATTCTAAATTAGGAATCGATATTGCAGATAATTATTTGGACTTGGTTTCATTAGGGAATATAGGGGATATGATGGACTTACGTTCACTTGAAACAAGATATTATGTATTAAAAGGACTTAAGCAAATTAAAAATTTATTTTTGCAAGCACTATATGAAAAACAGTCTTTTTCAACAAAAGGAATTATAAATATTATTAATACACAATTCTATGTAGTTCCATTGATTAATGCCAATATTCGCACAGGAAATTTACAAGAAAAACTGCAAATGATGAACGCTTTTTTGGAGTCTAAGGAGTTAATTTATAATACTAGAAAAAAAGAATCAGAAACTATTCATGTCGCTACCGCAAGACTCTTAACAAATGTAAAAGCAAGACAAGGGAGAATACGTGATAAGAATGTGGCAGCCATTGAAGAGAAGATTGCAGAAAAGAATCTTTTAGATAATAAACTCCTAATCGTTGAGGTTGGTAGTATATTAGATAAAAATTTAACGGGACTCGTAGCAAATAGTCTTGCAAAAAAATACAAACGTGGAACACTACTACTAAGATATAATAAGGAAACAGGTATTTTAAACGGCTCTGGACGTGGATATGATAAAGGGGTAATCAAAGATTTACGACAACTCCTGTTAGAAACAGAAAAGTTTATTTATGTAGAAGGACATGGTAACGCACACGGTATTTCAATAGAAGCTAAAAACTTGATTGAAGCGAATGAAATTATCAATGAGAAATTAAAAGATGTAGAAATTGACGTTGGATTTCACGAGGTTGATTTTATCGTCCCATCAAAACAACTCAAGCCAAAGTTTATTAAAGAGTTACATTCACTTAGAGACAACTGGGGTTATAAAGTAGAAGAACCTCTAATAGCAATTAGCGATATTGAGGTAAATAAAGATGAAGTATACATAAATGGATCAAAGAAAAACACTTTAAAGTTTACATGCAAAGGAATTGAATTTATTAAATTCTTTAGTAGCGAATCTGAATGGGAATCAATTGTTAATCAAGGAGAAAGATTAGTAATTGATGTAATAGGTAAATGTTCACTAAACGAATATCAAGGTAAAAAGACAGCTCAAATTCTTATTGAAGATTATGAAGTGGCTAAAGTCAAAGAAAAAGAATTTGTTTTTTAA